A segment of the Microbacterium luteolum genome:
GTCGCCGATCTCCACGATCTCGCCTCGGTACATCACCGCGACCCGGTGGCAGACCCGGCGCACCACGCCGAGGTCATGGGACACGAAGAGATACGCGACGCCGGTGTCTCGCTGCAGCTCGATGAACAGGTCGAGGATCGTCGCCTGCGTCGTGAGGTCGAGAGCGCTCACCGGCTCGTCGCACACGATGAGGCGCGGACCGCGCACCAGCGCCCGGGCGATCGCGATCCGCTGGCGCTGTCCGCCGGAGAATTCGCTCGGGTAGCGGTCCATGACCGATTCGGGCAGCCGCACACGGTCGAGCATCTCCCGCACCTTCGACTCGGCCGCCGTCGCCCCGATGCCGGTGGTGAGGAGGGGCTCGGCGAGGATGTCGCCGATGGTCATCGCCGGATTCAACGATCCGTACGGGTCCTGGAAGACCACCTGCACGTCATCGGCGAGTCGACGCCGGGCCCGGCGTCCGAGACCGCTGATCTCCTGCCCTTCGAACCGGATGCTGCCGCTGGTGACCGGCGCGAGTCCCAGGATGGCCTTGCCGAGGGTCGACTTCCCCGATCCGGACTCGCCGACGAGCCCCAGGCATTCCCCCGGCGCGATATCGAGCGAGATGCCGTCGAGAGCACGGAAGGCACGGCGTCCGTGGCCGTAGTCGACGACGAGATCGTTCACTTCGAGCAGCGCGGTCATGCCGTCACCTCCGTTGTCTGCACGGCCGGGCCCACGGCGCGGTCGAGTTCGGCGCGGCCGGCGACATCGTCGAGCGACGCCGAGATGAGTGCGCGCGTGTAGTCGGCGGCCGGTGTGGCGAAGAGGTCGTCGACCGGGCCCGCTTCGACGATCTCGCCGTCGCGCATCACGATGACGCGATCGCAGATGTCGGCCACGACGCCGAAGTTGTGGGTCACGATGAGCAGCGCCATCCCGTACTCCGCCTGCAGTTCGCGCAGCAGCTCGAGCACTTCGGCCTGCACGGTGACGTCGAGCGCGGTCGTCGGCTCGTCGGCCACGAGCAGCGAGGGCTTTCCCGCGATCGCGCCGGCGATCAGGACCCGCTGGGCCATGCCACCGGAGATCTGGTGGGGGTAGCTGCGCAGGACGCGGGCCGGATCGGTGAGCCCGACACGGACGAGCATGGCTCGCGCGCGTTCCTTCGCCTCTGCCCGGCTCAGGCCATGGGTTCGCCGGAGCGGCTCGATGAGCTGGTGGCCGATCGTGTAGGACGGGTCGAGGTTGCTCATCGGCTCCTGCGGCACGTACCCGATCTCTCGCCCGAGCAATGCGTGGCGCTGCTTCCCGGTCGCACGGCTGACGTCCTTGCCGCCCACCCAGATCGCGTCGGCCGTCGCGCGTCCTGTCGAGGGCAGCAGGTCGAGTACAGAGAACACGGTCTGCGACTTGCCGGACCCGGACTCCCCCACGATCCCGACGACCTCGCCCGGCGCGATGTCGAGGGTGACGCCGTGCACGACCTCGGTCTCTCCGTTCGGCGTCGCGTGCGCGACGCGGAGGTTGTCGATGCGGAGCGCGGCGTGCGCGGCTTCGTGCTGGGCGCTGCCCGTGGCCGGGGTCGATGGCGCAGCGGCGACGGCATCCGCCTTCCGACGCGACGCCCGTGGGGTGCGTACCTGCACGAGTTCCGCGAGGGTCGACCCCATGATGGCCAGCACCGCGATGGTCAGCCCGAGCGCTGCCGACGGCCAGAGCAGCATGAGCGGGTAGGTGAGCATGAGCCGGAAGCCCTCGAGCATCATCGCGCCCCAGCTGGGGACGTTCGAGTCGCCGATGCCGAGGAACTGGAGCCCGGCCTGCATACCCATCGCGATGCCGGCGGTGAGCGCCGTCTGGATGATCACGGGCGGGTAGACGGCCTTGATCACGTGGCGGAAGATGATGCGCGCATCCGACAGTCCCGAGACGCGGGCGGCGTCGATGTAGGGCTCGCCCCGCACCGCGAGCGTCTGCGAGCGCGAGATGCGGAAGTAGCCGGGCACCATGAACACGCCGACGGTGGCCATGAGCACCTCGAAGTTGTTGCGGCTGCCCGCGGCGACCACCAGCAGGATGATCATGCCCGGGATCGACTGCAGCGCATCGCTGATCCACGTCGCGACGCGGTCGAAGACGCCGCCGAAGTACCCGGCCGCGACGCCGGTCGGCACGCCGAGCACGAGCGCGGTGACGACCGTGATGAGAGCTCCCCGCAGCGTGGTGCGGGTGCCGTAGATGAGCCGGGACAGGATGTCGCGTCCGGTCGAGTCCCCGCCGAGGAGGTGTTCGGGGCCCGGCGCGGCCTTCGCTGCGGCGAGGTCGACGAAGTTCGGGTCCATGGGCGCGAGGAGCGGGGCGAGGACCCCGACCAGCACGACGGCCGCGAAGATCGCCAGCGGGATCCAGCCCCCGGGGTGGCGGAGGAAGCGGCGGAACAGGCCGGACCGGCGCTTCTGGGCCGCCCTGTCGAAGGCGACGCGGATGTCTGTCGTGGTCATGCGACGCGCACCTTCGGGTTGATCCAGCCGAGCACGAGGTCGAGCAGGAGGTTGATGAGGACGACGAAGACGATCGAGATCACGGTGATGCCGAGCAGCATCGGGATGTCGCCGTTCTGCGAGGACTGGTTGGTGAGCTGCCCGAGACCCGGGAGGCTGAAGATCTGCTCGACCACGATCGCGCCGGAGAGCAGCCCGACGAACATCAGGGCGATCACCGTGAGGGCGGCGGGCGAGGCGTTGCGCAGGATGTGCAGGTTGACCCTGGCGGACGACAGGCCGCGACTGCGGAGGGTTCGGACCCAGTCCTGCCGGCTCTGCGCGATCACTGCGTTGCGGAGCTGCTCGGCGACGGCGACGATGCCGCCGAGGGCGAGCGAGATGGCGGGCAGCGTGATCGAACGGAGCCACCCGTCGACG
Coding sequences within it:
- a CDS encoding ATP-binding cassette domain-containing protein, with the translated sequence MTALLEVNDLVVDYGHGRRAFRALDGISLDIAPGECLGLVGESGSGKSTLGKAILGLAPVTSGSIRFEGQEISGLGRRARRRLADDVQVVFQDPYGSLNPAMTIGDILAEPLLTTGIGATAAESKVREMLDRVRLPESVMDRYPSEFSGGQRQRIAIARALVRGPRLIVCDEPVSALDLTTQATILDLFIELQRDTGVAYLFVSHDLGVVRRVCHRVAVMYRGEIVEIGDGEQVTRSPQHPYSERLRLASPVADPVAQRERRAGWLALREVRDAAVR
- a CDS encoding dipeptide/oligopeptide/nickel ABC transporter permease/ATP-binding protein, which translates into the protein MTTTDIRVAFDRAAQKRRSGLFRRFLRHPGGWIPLAIFAAVVLVGVLAPLLAPMDPNFVDLAAAKAAPGPEHLLGGDSTGRDILSRLIYGTRTTLRGALITVVTALVLGVPTGVAAGYFGGVFDRVATWISDALQSIPGMIILLVVAAGSRNNFEVLMATVGVFMVPGYFRISRSQTLAVRGEPYIDAARVSGLSDARIIFRHVIKAVYPPVIIQTALTAGIAMGMQAGLQFLGIGDSNVPSWGAMMLEGFRLMLTYPLMLLWPSAALGLTIAVLAIMGSTLAELVQVRTPRASRRKADAVAAAPSTPATGSAQHEAAHAALRIDNLRVAHATPNGETEVVHGVTLDIAPGEVVGIVGESGSGKSQTVFSVLDLLPSTGRATADAIWVGGKDVSRATGKQRHALLGREIGYVPQEPMSNLDPSYTIGHQLIEPLRRTHGLSRAEAKERARAMLVRVGLTDPARVLRSYPHQISGGMAQRVLIAGAIAGKPSLLVADEPTTALDVTVQAEVLELLRELQAEYGMALLIVTHNFGVVADICDRVIVMRDGEIVEAGPVDDLFATPAADYTRALISASLDDVAGRAELDRAVGPAVQTTEVTA